Proteins encoded in a region of the Marinobacter arenosus genome:
- a CDS encoding heavy metal translocating P-type ATPase, with amino-acid sequence MTALECFHCGEPADGEPPITLELDGRIQHFCCRGCKAVCETIRGEGLSGFYDIRTEPAVTPRQLSSSELARIRELDHPLVQQAFVSPVKGGEEAQLLIGGITCAACIWLLENHMKKQPGVLSFSVNHTTQRARLVWAKDQSRLSDLLIAIHELGYTARPYQPDEAEQALRSEHRSMLIRLVLAGIGSFQSMMLAFPLYFEMVNDLSPEFVSFFRWFSLLIATPVVFYSARPFFSNARRDLQSRHLTMDVPVAIAIGLAYAASAWVTAFGGEEVYFESVCMFTFFLLLGRYIEVQARFRAGLTGNALAGFQPTVASRVQGEDLEVVPAHAIKPGDVIRVRPGETLPVDGEIVHGQSTLNEAALTGEYLPETRMPGDTVHAGSINGENPLDVRVVKAGSQTRLSGIMRVLDRVQAEKPPVAQMADRIAGKFVARVLILAPVVWFGWWLAGADNAFDITLSVLVVTCPCALSLATPTAITAATVKLRRLGFLPTRGHTLESMNTIDTVIFDKTGTLTRGELSLIAVRVVGDVDERTCLKLAAGLEQHSEHPIARVFHNRPSAVVERVNNHLGGGLSGQWGEQQLHIGHKEFVESQTGLPAPASSGDRGMEIWLASDRQWLACFSLDDQPRQDAADAIHALQSLGIRTLLLSGDRSDHVSQVAHAVGIDDAIGQASPEQKLDVLKRLTDEGRNVMMVGDGLNDLPSMAGAGISVAMGSAADLTQLHADAVLLNGQLVQLVEALKTSRQTRRVIRQNLMWAFVYNVCALPLAAAGMVPPWLAAIGMAASSLIVVLNALRLGRQARQPKTQTEAAVGAQVVS; translated from the coding sequence GTGACTGCCCTGGAATGCTTCCACTGCGGCGAACCGGCAGACGGCGAACCGCCGATTACCCTTGAGCTGGATGGACGAATACAGCATTTCTGCTGCCGCGGCTGCAAGGCCGTTTGCGAGACCATCCGTGGTGAGGGTTTATCAGGGTTCTACGACATCCGCACCGAGCCCGCGGTCACGCCCCGACAGCTATCCAGCTCCGAACTTGCCCGTATTCGAGAGCTGGATCATCCCCTGGTCCAGCAGGCCTTCGTGTCACCGGTCAAAGGTGGCGAGGAAGCCCAACTCCTGATAGGCGGCATCACCTGCGCTGCCTGCATCTGGCTGCTGGAAAATCACATGAAGAAACAGCCGGGCGTGCTGTCTTTCAGTGTCAATCACACCACCCAGCGCGCCCGCCTGGTCTGGGCCAAAGACCAGAGCCGACTCAGCGACTTGCTGATTGCCATCCACGAACTCGGCTACACCGCACGCCCTTACCAGCCAGACGAAGCAGAACAGGCCCTTCGATCGGAACATCGCTCCATGTTGATTCGACTGGTGCTTGCCGGCATCGGCTCGTTCCAGAGCATGATGCTGGCCTTTCCCTTGTATTTCGAGATGGTGAATGACCTGTCACCGGAGTTTGTCAGTTTCTTCCGCTGGTTCAGTCTGCTGATCGCCACCCCAGTCGTGTTTTACAGCGCACGCCCCTTTTTCAGTAACGCCCGGCGAGATCTCCAGTCCCGGCACCTGACCATGGACGTGCCGGTTGCCATTGCCATTGGTCTGGCCTACGCGGCGAGCGCCTGGGTGACCGCCTTCGGCGGCGAGGAAGTGTATTTTGAATCGGTCTGCATGTTTACCTTTTTCCTGCTCCTGGGCCGCTACATCGAGGTGCAGGCCCGGTTCCGCGCCGGGTTGACCGGGAACGCACTGGCAGGCTTCCAGCCGACCGTCGCCAGTCGCGTGCAGGGTGAGGATCTGGAGGTCGTACCGGCGCATGCGATCAAACCGGGGGATGTGATTCGGGTTCGGCCGGGGGAAACCCTGCCCGTCGATGGTGAGATCGTCCACGGTCAGTCCACCCTCAATGAGGCGGCCCTGACGGGTGAATACCTGCCGGAGACCCGGATGCCCGGCGACACCGTGCATGCCGGCAGCATCAACGGCGAAAATCCGCTGGATGTCCGGGTGGTCAAGGCCGGTTCCCAGACCCGGCTGTCGGGCATCATGCGGGTTTTGGACCGGGTTCAGGCCGAGAAACCGCCGGTGGCGCAGATGGCCGACAGGATCGCCGGCAAGTTCGTGGCCCGGGTGCTGATCCTGGCCCCGGTGGTCTGGTTTGGCTGGTGGCTCGCCGGGGCCGACAATGCCTTCGACATCACCTTGTCAGTATTGGTGGTCACCTGTCCCTGTGCGCTGTCCCTGGCCACACCGACCGCCATCACCGCCGCAACCGTGAAACTGCGGCGTCTGGGTTTCCTGCCAACACGGGGCCATACCCTGGAATCCATGAACACGATTGATACCGTGATCTTTGACAAGACCGGCACACTGACCCGGGGCGAGCTGAGCCTCATTGCCGTGAGGGTCGTGGGTGACGTGGACGAGCGCACCTGTCTGAAGCTGGCAGCCGGGCTGGAACAACACTCCGAGCACCCCATTGCCCGCGTGTTTCATAACCGTCCGTCCGCTGTCGTCGAGCGGGTAAACAATCACCTGGGCGGCGGGTTGTCGGGACAGTGGGGGGAACAACAGCTCCATATTGGTCATAAGGAGTTTGTCGAGTCACAGACGGGCCTGCCTGCACCGGCCTCATCTGGCGACCGCGGCATGGAAATCTGGCTGGCGTCGGACCGCCAATGGCTGGCCTGCTTCTCGCTTGACGATCAGCCGAGACAGGATGCGGCTGACGCCATCCACGCCCTCCAGAGCCTGGGCATCCGCACCCTCCTGCTCAGCGGTGACCGGTCGGATCACGTCTCGCAGGTCGCCCACGCGGTCGGCATTGACGACGCCATAGGCCAGGCATCACCGGAACAGAAACTCGACGTCCTGAAGCGGCTCACCGACGAGGGACGCAACGTCATGATGGTTGGAGACGGACTCAACGACCTGCCTTCGATGGCCGGGGCGGGTATTTCCGTCGCCATGGGGTCGGCCGCGGACCTGACCCAGCTTCACGCCGATGCCGTGTTGCTCAATGGTCAACTGGTTCAGTTGGTTGAAGCCCTGAAAACCAGCCGTCAAACCCGCCGGGTTATTCGTCAGAACCTGATGTGGGCCTTCGTCTACAACGTGTGCGCCCTGCCCCTGGCTGCGGCCGGCATGGTGCCGCCCTGGCTCGCAGCCATTGGCATGGCAGCCAGTTCGCTGATTGTGGTTCTGAATGCCCTTCGATTGGGGCGGCAGGCCCGGCAACCAAAAACCCAGACCGAGGCCGCGGTTGGCGCTCAGGTTGTGTCCTGA
- the ccoS gene encoding cbb3-type cytochrome oxidase assembly protein CcoS, producing MQIVMILVPLVLIVVALGIFLFSWAVKSGQYDDLEGPAHRILYDDDKDMIPDDARTDKSNAPAAEESGERNGADSNEDDPKP from the coding sequence GTGCAAATCGTAATGATCCTGGTCCCGCTGGTGCTGATTGTGGTGGCCCTGGGTATTTTCCTGTTCTCGTGGGCGGTCAAAAGTGGCCAGTACGATGATCTGGAGGGGCCGGCGCACCGGATTCTCTATGACGATGACAAGGATATGATTCCGGACGATGCCCGAACGGACAAGTCGAATGCCCCGGCCGCGGAAGAGTCCGGGGAACGCAACGGGGCCGATTCGAACGAGGACGACCCGAAACCCTGA
- a CDS encoding sulfite exporter TauE/SafE family protein has translation MAPELYLSYPSAFLIGLLGSSHCLGMCGGISASLSMALPVGKGFRLRQTLMLLAFNAGRIASYAMIAALVAVLSTSAAHQWSELGWVLRTVAGLLLIAMGLSMGQWWQGIRYIEKVGTPVWQRLSPLTRRLLPVNHVGQALALGALWGWLPCGLIYTTLGWAALQPTVGSAALTMLFFGLGTLPSMLATGYAAGWIRKLQGQQLFRKVTGVLLIVFGVWTLPLTGGLAH, from the coding sequence ATGGCCCCGGAACTCTACCTCAGTTACCCCAGCGCCTTTCTGATCGGACTACTGGGCAGTTCTCACTGCCTCGGCATGTGCGGTGGAATCAGCGCCTCGTTATCCATGGCCCTGCCCGTGGGCAAAGGGTTCAGGCTGCGCCAGACCCTGATGTTACTGGCTTTCAACGCGGGCAGAATTGCCAGCTACGCGATGATTGCGGCCTTGGTGGCTGTCCTGAGCACTTCCGCTGCACACCAGTGGTCGGAACTCGGCTGGGTGCTCCGAACCGTTGCGGGTCTGCTGCTGATTGCCATGGGGCTGTCGATGGGGCAATGGTGGCAAGGGATCCGCTACATTGAGAAGGTGGGGACGCCTGTCTGGCAGCGCCTGTCTCCGCTGACACGGCGCTTGTTACCGGTCAATCATGTGGGCCAGGCCCTGGCCCTGGGCGCACTCTGGGGATGGTTGCCCTGCGGCCTTATCTACACCACGCTCGGCTGGGCCGCACTTCAGCCCACCGTGGGCTCGGCAGCCCTGACCATGCTGTTCTTTGGCCTTGGCACCCTTCCCTCCATGCTGGCAACGGGTTACGCGGCGGGCTGGATTCGAAAGCTGCAGGGTCAACAGCTGTTTCGGAAAGTGACCGGCGTGCTGCTGATCGTGTTCGGCGTCTGGACACTGCCACTGACCGGCGGCCTGGCCCATTAA
- the ttcA gene encoding tRNA 2-thiocytidine(32) synthetase TtcA, with the protein MSEAMIASPESSQSAEFERRQKLELNKLQKRLRREVGQAIADFSMIEAGDKVMCCLSGGKDSYAMLDILLNLQKSAPVSFELIAVNLDQKQPGFPEEVLPEYLKTMGIEYHIIEKDTYSIVKEKVPEGKTTCGLCSRLRRGILYNFAEEHGVTKIALGHHRDDLLETLFLNMFYGGKLKSMPPVLHSDDGRNTVIRPLAYAREKDIARYAALREFPIIPCNLCGSQENLQRQVIKDMFQSWDKQHPGRLETMFRAMCNVEPSHLADTNLYNFRDGERLGGKRQAVNTAEPEDAGHFGRLDVLNI; encoded by the coding sequence ATGTCCGAAGCAATGATCGCCAGTCCCGAATCGTCCCAGAGCGCCGAGTTTGAGCGCCGCCAGAAACTGGAGCTGAACAAACTGCAGAAGCGTCTGCGCCGCGAAGTCGGGCAGGCGATTGCCGATTTTTCGATGATTGAAGCCGGCGACAAGGTCATGTGCTGCCTGTCTGGCGGCAAGGACTCCTACGCCATGCTCGATATTCTGCTCAACCTGCAGAAGAGTGCGCCGGTTTCCTTTGAGCTGATTGCGGTCAACCTTGACCAGAAACAGCCCGGATTTCCGGAGGAGGTACTCCCGGAATACCTGAAAACCATGGGTATCGAGTACCACATCATCGAAAAGGACACCTACAGTATTGTTAAGGAAAAAGTACCGGAAGGGAAGACCACGTGTGGTCTGTGTTCCCGGTTACGGCGTGGCATTCTCTACAACTTTGCAGAAGAACACGGGGTGACCAAGATCGCGCTCGGTCACCACCGCGACGACCTCCTGGAAACCCTGTTCCTGAACATGTTCTACGGTGGCAAACTCAAATCCATGCCCCCAGTGTTGCACAGTGACGACGGCCGCAACACGGTGATTCGTCCACTGGCCTATGCGCGTGAGAAGGACATTGCCCGCTACGCCGCGCTTCGGGAATTTCCAATCATTCCCTGCAACCTGTGTGGTTCCCAGGAAAACCTGCAACGGCAGGTCATCAAGGACATGTTCCAATCCTGGGACAAGCAGCACCCGGGCCGGCTGGAAACCATGTTTCGTGCCATGTGCAACGTTGAGCCGTCTCACCTTGCGGACACCAACCTGTACAATTTCCGGGATGGAGAGCGTCTGGGCGGGAAACGTCAGGCCGTGAATACGGCTGAGCCCGAGGATGCCGGCCACTTTGGGCGCCTGGATGTCCTGAACATCTAG
- a CDS encoding TetR/AcrR family transcriptional regulator, whose translation MDMLQPHRQITGKRELNRIRNRGAILDAARECFREHGYDNSTIRDIIRRTELASGTFYNYFSSKQDIFAALLSDFLTRLNHSLTRNRRSADTTQDFIHSAYLALYTATARDPLVYELAHRNDRALRKLFGSDILGLTMLSLEEDVREAMARGLLPELDYDYLCAAFFGVAYEMSLRVAQRAHRAPDTADEEALRATRFSTALFLGGIPELSGLS comes from the coding sequence ATGGATATGTTGCAACCGCACCGTCAGATTACCGGAAAACGAGAGCTGAACCGGATCCGCAATCGAGGGGCCATCCTCGATGCTGCCAGGGAATGCTTTCGCGAACATGGCTACGACAATTCGACCATCCGCGACATCATAAGGCGCACCGAGCTGGCCTCCGGCACCTTCTACAATTACTTCTCAAGCAAACAGGACATCTTTGCCGCACTCCTGAGCGATTTCCTGACCCGGCTGAACCACAGCCTTACCCGTAATCGCCGTTCCGCGGACACGACGCAGGATTTTATTCACTCCGCTTATCTTGCCCTCTATACCGCAACCGCCCGGGACCCGCTGGTCTATGAACTGGCTCACCGCAACGACCGTGCCCTGCGAAAGCTGTTCGGCTCGGACATTCTTGGGCTGACGATGCTGTCACTGGAGGAGGACGTTCGCGAGGCGATGGCCCGGGGCCTGCTGCCAGAACTGGATTACGACTACCTCTGCGCAGCCTTTTTCGGAGTGGCCTACGAGATGAGCTTGAGGGTTGCCCAACGCGCCCATCGTGCACCCGACACCGCAGACGAGGAGGCGCTTCGGGCAACGCGGTTTTCCACCGCACTGTTTCTGGGCGGCATCCCCGAACTGTCCGGCCTTTCCTGA
- a CDS encoding DNA-J related domain-containing protein, which produces MTDSNSIRRSAAFAVENDGILEQQIQHLLVALEHELRRTPEGVSELFLIKALQRPPWELIGDVCFSDPEKLYPVHFLLFHALYRLRDQLSEIGETLHISPLRIQLSPQDVIAGKGLPDELDMLRAFYLDLSQYHLPEGVIHQMMDDFWAGRPGSRPDASDTLAAAEKLGFDRVPDSFPEVKQRFRRAVMQAHPDRGGDTKSIQALNLAFATLKTHFQFAK; this is translated from the coding sequence ATGACCGACTCCAATTCAATACGCCGATCTGCGGCTTTCGCTGTCGAGAATGACGGCATTCTGGAACAGCAGATTCAACACCTGCTGGTGGCGCTGGAACACGAACTGCGCCGAACGCCCGAAGGTGTCAGCGAACTGTTCCTGATCAAAGCGCTGCAACGCCCGCCGTGGGAGTTGATCGGAGACGTGTGCTTCAGCGATCCGGAGAAGCTATACCCGGTGCACTTCCTGCTGTTCCATGCACTTTACCGGCTGAGGGACCAGCTCTCAGAGATCGGTGAAACGCTGCACATCTCGCCCCTCCGCATCCAACTCTCACCCCAGGACGTCATTGCTGGCAAGGGCTTGCCGGACGAGCTCGACATGCTCCGGGCATTCTATCTGGATCTGTCCCAATACCACCTTCCCGAAGGGGTCATTCATCAGATGATGGACGACTTCTGGGCCGGGAGACCGGGCAGCCGACCAGACGCCTCCGACACCCTCGCGGCTGCGGAAAAACTGGGGTTCGACAGGGTTCCCGACAGTTTTCCGGAAGTGAAGCAGCGATTCCGGCGGGCGGTCATGCAGGCCCATCCCGACCGGGGCGGCGATACCAAGAGTATTCAGGCACTCAATCTTGCCTTTGCCACACTCAAAACCCACTTTCAATTCGCCAAATGA
- a CDS encoding polysaccharide deacetylase family protein has translation MSQRTFVKPLLFLALFTLAQQTRADLVVLQYHHVSDSTPASTSTSVSLFEAQMDMISDLELAVVPLKKGTDEALASEPGTESRLAITFDDAYDSVYTTAAPILSDKAFPYTIFVNTEAVGRQGYMTWAQLRELEQREGVTIANHSADHGHLARKPGESESQWAQRVESSLDSAQATLEDKLGSATPMFAYPYGEFDAALEAKIAERGWYGYGQHSGAIAQTSGSTRLPRFPMANTYGQLNGLENKLRSKAFPVDTANLPDGVISTNPPTLTFSLPSSINPTALTCFASGMGRIDFEVDDGEVVIRAPKAFDSRRFRYNCTHPVGDGSFYWLSKQWLDLTQPED, from the coding sequence ATGTCACAACGAACATTCGTGAAGCCGCTACTGTTTCTGGCTCTGTTCACCCTGGCCCAGCAGACCCGGGCCGACCTTGTCGTGTTGCAATACCACCATGTCAGTGATTCCACGCCCGCGTCCACCAGCACCTCGGTATCGTTGTTCGAGGCTCAAATGGACATGATTTCAGACCTTGAACTGGCGGTCGTACCCCTGAAAAAGGGGACCGACGAGGCCTTGGCCAGCGAACCCGGGACGGAAAGCCGGCTGGCGATAACCTTTGACGATGCCTACGACTCGGTTTACACCACCGCCGCGCCAATACTCTCTGACAAGGCATTCCCCTACACCATCTTCGTAAACACGGAAGCCGTGGGGCGACAGGGCTACATGACGTGGGCTCAATTGAGGGAACTCGAGCAAAGGGAAGGTGTCACCATTGCCAACCACAGCGCCGACCATGGTCACCTGGCCCGCAAACCGGGCGAGAGCGAGAGCCAATGGGCACAGCGCGTTGAGTCCAGCCTGGACTCGGCGCAAGCAACGCTCGAGGACAAGCTCGGAAGCGCGACGCCCATGTTTGCCTATCCTTACGGCGAGTTCGACGCCGCGCTGGAGGCAAAAATAGCGGAACGGGGATGGTACGGCTATGGCCAACATTCCGGCGCCATTGCCCAAACCTCCGGTAGCACCCGTTTGCCCCGATTTCCCATGGCGAACACCTACGGTCAGCTCAACGGCCTCGAAAATAAACTGCGGAGCAAAGCATTTCCAGTGGACACTGCCAACTTGCCCGACGGGGTGATCTCCACCAACCCGCCGACGCTGACCTTCAGCCTGCCGTCATCAATAAACCCAACAGCCCTGACATGCTTTGCTTCGGGTATGGGGCGCATTGACTTTGAAGTGGATGACGGCGAGGTGGTGATTCGGGCGCCGAAGGCTTTCGATAGCCGGCGTTTCCGTTATAACTGCACCCATCCGGTCGGAGATGGCAGCTTTTATTGGCTGTCAAAGCAATGGCTGGACCTGACCCAGCCGGAAGACTGA
- a CDS encoding MalM family protein, whose translation MTIRVLVKLAVISVVAGLATGCQVGGAPVSERDGYFTWVDEQGRVRYSPIVKPPVKESDSETELATTSAGGDPGVKTRAEASEMSKALAEETEYTLENYPDASELAKDGYVRPGERQPYFTWRDAEGNLRVSYFQPDTRSDEEKGRVPPPIELTPASIYHAGPDLEPREPVAGSDPDAFAVLGIESGNEDYFARFSESCCRGLDTSNHEEWQKGREFGVDLDPQSPVHGFLTGTSPFQLIDLASVADRTDFIARIRSYDHDGIVVPSLVFLDSEFQPVRLVTDLVSPYEPETWSRRGFLEAWVPVFPAEGERWMVIFTRTEDLDRQTVIETDRGPKAIPHVDHGEIGLMMAEPD comes from the coding sequence ATGACGATACGCGTTCTGGTGAAGTTAGCAGTTATTTCAGTGGTGGCCGGTCTGGCGACCGGGTGCCAGGTTGGTGGCGCACCGGTATCCGAGCGGGATGGCTATTTTACGTGGGTGGACGAGCAGGGCAGGGTCCGCTACTCACCCATTGTAAAGCCCCCTGTTAAAGAGTCGGACTCTGAGACAGAGCTGGCAACCACGTCTGCAGGTGGCGACCCCGGCGTCAAGACCAGGGCCGAGGCAAGTGAAATGTCCAAGGCATTGGCAGAGGAAACCGAGTACACCCTGGAGAACTACCCGGACGCATCCGAACTTGCCAAGGATGGGTATGTCCGCCCAGGCGAGCGTCAGCCCTATTTCACCTGGCGCGATGCGGAAGGCAATCTGAGAGTCAGTTACTTTCAGCCCGATACCCGCAGCGACGAAGAGAAAGGGCGGGTTCCGCCTCCGATCGAATTGACGCCTGCCAGTATTTACCATGCAGGGCCGGACCTTGAGCCACGGGAGCCTGTTGCGGGCAGTGATCCCGACGCCTTTGCGGTTCTGGGCATTGAATCCGGCAACGAGGATTACTTCGCTCGTTTCAGTGAGTCATGCTGCCGGGGCCTGGACACGAGTAACCATGAAGAGTGGCAGAAAGGCCGTGAGTTTGGTGTCGATCTGGATCCTCAATCTCCGGTTCACGGCTTTCTCACCGGGACCAGCCCATTCCAGTTGATTGACCTTGCCAGCGTTGCCGACCGGACCGATTTTATCGCGCGTATCCGGTCCTATGACCATGATGGCATAGTCGTACCATCCCTGGTGTTCCTGGATAGCGAGTTCCAGCCGGTGCGTCTGGTGACTGACCTTGTCAGTCCCTACGAACCGGAAACCTGGAGTCGCCGCGGGTTCCTCGAAGCCTGGGTGCCGGTCTTCCCGGCCGAAGGCGAGCGCTGGATGGTCATCTTTACCCGCACTGAGGATCTGGATCGGCAGACTGTCATTGAAACCGACCGCGGGCCAAAGGCCATTCCCCATGTTGACCATGGGGAAATCGGCTTGATGATGGCAGAGCCGGACTGA
- a CDS encoding OmpP1/FadL family transporter, whose protein sequence is MGHYSHKRQILAALIATTISCGAEAQLAQNLTIHPKALALGNAVTADPPGIMAIHYNPAGLTKLDDRQLEVTLMSVYLDIDADFTAPEGYEIFGIDGLETDPLTGKQKDPVANSHSHTNNVALYVPGYGILRAPPGPAVAPSAGISINPPGSKLTFANAFYLPLAAGFYRDKDDPGRYQPQATALQRTTYLSPTVGYEINDEWSVGAGIHLSHMGIAADQYMRAPNLLLGVAEILQDAFNCESGDEPLQPWLALCGGNVGPWDDIGALSINVQETLSPTYSFGVMWEPTEWFTWGASYTSEADMNLKGTYEIQYTDDWSGFWQSVNSSVLGAITSAILSLPSGAPREAGNVSMDLVYPQHFQTGISVDVHPKLTLNADIGWTDYAQWDAFEFRFDRNLEFLNAAKILSPDNATSDTLRLPLGFKSQWNWAFGAEFHASSRLDLRAGVEIRDSVIPDDQRSIMAPFGGANLYSVGMGYKWDKDTQIDMNLSYLQSIETIPADTSCNVNCDNITNIIYNPYAGLDIKTSLRVVMAGLSFRTKF, encoded by the coding sequence ATGGGACACTACAGCCACAAGCGGCAGATTCTCGCGGCTCTGATCGCCACGACCATCTCGTGTGGTGCCGAGGCCCAGCTCGCGCAGAACCTCACCATCCACCCGAAGGCGCTCGCCCTGGGTAACGCGGTGACGGCAGATCCCCCGGGAATCATGGCAATCCATTACAACCCGGCCGGCCTGACCAAGTTGGATGATCGCCAGCTTGAAGTCACTTTGATGAGTGTTTATCTCGACATCGATGCCGATTTCACGGCGCCCGAGGGCTATGAAATCTTCGGGATCGACGGTCTGGAAACGGACCCGCTCACGGGCAAACAGAAAGACCCGGTGGCCAACAGCCACAGCCACACCAACAACGTGGCGTTGTATGTGCCCGGGTATGGCATCCTGAGGGCGCCCCCCGGACCGGCGGTGGCACCGTCGGCCGGTATCAGCATCAACCCTCCCGGGTCGAAGCTGACATTCGCCAATGCCTTTTATCTGCCGTTGGCAGCTGGATTCTATCGTGACAAGGACGATCCCGGCCGTTATCAACCCCAGGCAACGGCGCTGCAGCGCACAACCTACCTGTCGCCCACCGTTGGGTACGAAATCAACGACGAGTGGTCGGTGGGGGCGGGTATCCACCTTTCCCACATGGGGATTGCCGCTGATCAGTATATGAGGGCGCCCAACCTGTTATTGGGGGTCGCGGAGATCCTGCAGGATGCCTTCAACTGTGAAAGCGGTGACGAACCGCTCCAGCCCTGGCTGGCGCTGTGTGGTGGTAACGTCGGTCCATGGGATGACATCGGGGCCCTGAGCATCAATGTTCAGGAGACCTTATCGCCGACCTATTCGTTCGGCGTCATGTGGGAGCCGACCGAGTGGTTCACCTGGGGCGCAAGCTACACTTCCGAAGCCGACATGAACCTGAAGGGCACGTATGAGATTCAGTACACGGATGACTGGTCCGGGTTCTGGCAGAGCGTGAACAGCTCGGTGCTCGGTGCCATTACCTCGGCCATCCTCAGCCTGCCATCCGGCGCGCCCCGCGAAGCCGGTAATGTCAGCATGGATCTGGTGTATCCACAGCACTTCCAGACCGGGATCAGTGTTGACGTGCACCCGAAACTCACGCTGAACGCCGATATCGGCTGGACCGATTACGCTCAATGGGATGCCTTTGAATTCCGTTTCGACCGCAACCTGGAGTTCCTGAACGCAGCGAAGATCCTCTCGCCGGATAACGCCACGTCGGATACCCTGCGCCTGCCCCTTGGTTTCAAGAGTCAGTGGAACTGGGCGTTTGGCGCCGAATTCCATGCCTCGTCGCGCCTGGATTTGCGGGCGGGCGTTGAAATCCGGGACTCGGTCATACCGGACGATCAACGCTCCATCATGGCTCCGTTTGGTGGCGCCAATCTCTACAGTGTCGGTATGGGGTATAAGTGGGACAAGGACACTCAGATCGACATGAACCTCAGTTACCTGCAGTCGATCGAAACCATTCCGGCGGACACCAGTTGTAACGTAAACTGCGACAATATCACCAACATCATCTACAACCCCTATGCGGGGCTGGATATCAAAACCTCGCTCCGGGTGGTCATGGCCGGCCTCAGTTTCCGAACCAAATTCTGA
- a CDS encoding transporter, with protein MNRWFVRGFILVSTAGLLPGMALAQEGNVDQAREALAKQEGDEDSSRQLEEVFQAAEKNYSLQKKGTHALNYSFDYSYTADQRLDLAITDGSVRNLDVVPSATHNFTNAFSYDYGLLDNLTVGTRIPLVVKYDSQDELTVYDFGDISFTGRWQPFAYVPGKMSTTLFGTFTTKTGVSPYEIDINEQLSTGSGYYSLAGGASLSKVLDPVVVFGSVSLTYNLPAEDLNQVRGARLLTEVDPGFGLSGSAGFAYSLSYDISLSISAQLSYSDETVLTFSNGDQAVAQDQMTGFLSMSLGTRVSDTTIVNTSLGIGLTEDAPDFSLGVSLPINFSGLKE; from the coding sequence ATGAATCGTTGGTTTGTGCGAGGCTTTATCCTTGTTTCCACGGCAGGACTGCTTCCGGGCATGGCCCTGGCGCAGGAAGGCAATGTCGACCAGGCGCGGGAAGCCCTGGCCAAGCAGGAGGGAGACGAGGATTCTTCACGTCAGCTGGAAGAAGTGTTCCAGGCTGCGGAGAAGAATTACTCGCTGCAGAAAAAAGGCACTCACGCCCTAAATTACTCGTTTGACTATTCCTACACGGCGGACCAGCGCCTGGATCTGGCCATCACCGATGGCTCGGTCCGGAACCTCGACGTGGTTCCCTCCGCCACCCATAACTTCACCAACGCGTTCTCCTACGATTATGGCCTGTTGGACAACCTGACCGTTGGCACACGGATTCCGTTGGTGGTGAAGTACGATTCGCAGGACGAGCTTACCGTCTACGATTTCGGCGACATCTCCTTTACCGGACGCTGGCAGCCGTTTGCCTACGTGCCTGGCAAAATGTCGACCACGCTGTTTGGAACCTTCACCACGAAAACCGGGGTGAGTCCCTACGAGATCGACATCAATGAACAGCTCTCGACCGGAAGTGGTTATTACTCTCTGGCCGGTGGCGCCAGTCTGTCCAAGGTTCTTGATCCGGTGGTTGTCTTCGGGTCGGTAAGTCTGACCTACAACCTGCCGGCCGAGGACCTGAACCAGGTCCGGGGCGCCCGGCTGTTGACCGAGGTGGATCCCGGGTTCGGGCTGTCGGGCTCTGCAGGTTTTGCCTACTCCCTGTCCTACGACATCTCACTGAGTATTTCCGCACAGCTCAGTTACAGCGACGAAACGGTTCTCACCTTCAGCAATGGTGATCAGGCGGTTGCCCAGGACCAGATGACAGGCTTTCTGAGTATGTCTCTGGGCACCCGGGTCAGCGACACCACCATCGTGAATACCAGTCTTGGTATTGGTCTGACCGAGGATGCCCCGGACTTCTCCCTGGGTGTATCCCTCCCCATTAATTTCTCCGGCCTCAAAGAGTGA